The sequence below is a genomic window from Oncorhynchus nerka isolate Pitt River linkage group LG7, Oner_Uvic_2.0, whole genome shotgun sequence.
ATTTGATGACTCATttttgcagaaatccaggtaactCCAAAGTGTTCACATAATTTTGTTGCCACTATACGAGTATTCTGTTTTGTGAGTGTTACAGCTGCAGAACTCACGGACAGTGATCCAGGAGAGAGATCAGGTGATCAGGGATCCAGAGGAGAAGGTGATTTTCTGGAAGCTGAGGTCCGTACTCATACAGCTATCTGTGTTGTGGTGCGTGTGCATGTTTTTGAGGGATAGGGGTCCCTCTCTCTTTGAGTGACTTTTCACCCCTCTCCAGAACACAGAGATGCGTGACCAGATGGGAGTACTTCCTGGAGGGTCAGAAGCCCACCTCTCTGCCCACCAAAGAATGGAAACCCAAACCCCATCATCTACAGGTGACAACACCATCTTCCTGTCTCCTATCTCTATGGGGCCGATTTCCCTGACACAGATTAAACCTATTCCTTAGTCCTGTGCTAGGCCTAATCTGTGTCTGGAAAACTGGCTCATAATAGTTCTTCACATGTGACT
It includes:
- the LOC115131791 gene encoding tuftelin-like, which gives rise to MLKSQQRKVCHMIQQLQNSRTVIQERDQVIRDPEEKVIFWKLRTQRCVTRWEYFLEGQKPTSLPTKEWKPKPHHLQ